A window of Deltaproteobacteria bacterium genomic DNA:
ATGCCCGTGGGGGCAAGAAAAATTAAGTTCTAGCCCATCCACACCGGTAGCTGCGCAGCGCCGAGCAAGCTCCTGCCAGCGCGACTTCTCAAAGCTTTCCATAATCGAAGCTATCAATACCTTCTTTGGAAACTCTTGCTTCAGAGCACGGAAATCTTCTTCCCAATCTTCAAAAGGTCTATCGCTTATCAATTCAATATTTTGAAAACCGATGACTTCACCGCTTGCGGATTTCAATTTTTCATAGCGAGGCGTGACGTTGATAACTTCGGTATCCGTCAGTGCCGTGGTCTTCGCTATAACGCCGCCCCAGCCCGCCTTATAAGCTTTGCGAATCACACGGGCATTGGTTCCCGGAGGGCCGCTGCCCAAAAGAAATGGGTTCTCAAAATAAATTCCATCTACAGTTATTGAAAGATCCATCGTTATCCCCTTGTCTTGCTTGTTGTCTCAAATTCGTAAAAGTCAGTTGATTCACGCAGTGCACCGGTGGGCATCACAGTGGATGTACCAGGTGAAACCTCGAGCGTAGATTCCGGCTTTCGTGACCATCGCCACAGCCGTGTGAAACTTACGTATGTCGTACCGGAAAGAATAAATCCTACGAACCAGGCGCGCTCATAAATGGCTGTCCAGACCGAATCGACCTCAACCAATCCCAGAGCCGCGAGAAAACCTGGCACATTCGGAAAAATCCCGACAAATAAGGCGAACAACGCAATCGGGTTAACGCCCTTCCAATAGCGGTAGGCCCCATTCACCTTATAAAGCTCATCTACCTCCAAGCGGCATTTTCGAATCACGAAATAATCCGCAATCATCACGCCGGCCACCGCACCCAAAAGAGCGCCATAACCAATCAGCCAGGTAAACAGATACTGAGCGGCATCGTTGTAGAGCTTCCAAGGCATGATCAAGATGCCAATCACCGTCGCAATCAGGGCGCCGCCCTTAAATGAAATTTTATGCGGTGCCACATTCGAAAAATCATTGGCCGGCGAAACAACATTTGCGGCCAGGTTTGTCGTCAAAGTTGCCATGGCAAGTGCCAGCATCGATACAACTGTCATCACCGGTCCGCCAATCTGGCTTACAAGCTCCACTGGATCTGCGATGCGTGTACCGAAAATAAAGACCGTTGCGTTGGTCACAACCGCCCCCACAAAAGCGAACGCCGTCATTGTTGGAACAAGTCCAATTGTCTGGCCGATAACCTGTTCTTTTTGGTTTTTCGCATACCGTGCAAAATCAGGAATATTCAAAGCGAGCGTGCCCCAAAAAGCGACTCCCCCGGTAATACCCGCACCCAGCAATGCACTCTCCCACGAACGAGTGGCTGGTTTTTG
This region includes:
- a CDS encoding NCS1 family nucleobase:cation symporter-1; amino-acid sequence: MSDARLINEDLRPTRDDERTWSRWHIAALWVGMAVCIPTYTLASGMVQEGWSWKAAVCAVALGNLVVLFPMLLNAHAGTRYGIPFPVLLRSSFGVFGANIPALMRALVACGWFGIQTWIGGSALYYLTLSLFPNAPSLPEILPVWMGIGTGEFAAFLVFWLINVAIIIRGVDSIRVLETWAAPCLLAMGAILFGWAWSHMGDLSSLLAEQKPATRSWESALLGAGITGGVAFWGTLALNIPDFARYAKNQKEQVIGQTIGLVPTMTAFAFVGAVVTNATVFIFGTRIADPVELVSQIGGPVMTVVSMLALAMATLTTNLAANVVSPANDFSNVAPHKISFKGGALIATVIGILIMPWKLYNDAAQYLFTWLIGYGALLGAVAGVMIADYFVIRKCRLEVDELYKVNGAYRYWKGVNPIALFALFVGIFPNVPGFLAALGLVEVDSVWTAIYERAWFVGFILSGTTYVSFTRLWRWSRKPESTLEVSPGTSTVMPTGALRESTDFYEFETTSKTRG